One genomic region from Pseudoduganella dura encodes:
- a CDS encoding group III truncated hemoglobin gives MEPALNPSPDHASLTRLVHEFYADVRRDPLLAAVFGPRIGDDWDAHLVRMVAFWSDVMLGRAAGAPPFQGNVYGKHMTLEGVTPQHFQRWLDLFDATARRLFEAPVADELLVVAKRIAASLQYGFFGKVEVAGPSA, from the coding sequence ATGGAACCCGCCCTGAATCCCTCCCCCGATCACGCGTCGCTCACCCGCCTGGTCCACGAATTCTATGCCGACGTGCGGCGCGATCCGCTGCTGGCCGCCGTGTTCGGCCCCCGGATCGGCGACGACTGGGACGCGCACCTGGTGCGGATGGTGGCGTTCTGGAGCGACGTCATGCTGGGCCGCGCCGCCGGTGCCCCGCCCTTCCAGGGCAATGTTTACGGCAAGCACATGACGCTGGAAGGCGTGACGCCACAACACTTCCAGCGCTGGCTCGACCTGTTCGACGCCACCGCGCGCCGCCTGTTCGAGGCGCCCGTGGCGGACGAGCTGCTGGTGGTGGCGAAGCGCATCGCGGCCAGCCTGCAATATGGCTTCTTCGGCAAGGTGGAGGTGGCCGGGCCGTCGGCCTGA